The following proteins are co-located in the Betta splendens chromosome 9, fBetSpl5.4, whole genome shotgun sequence genome:
- the LOC114862103 gene encoding uncharacterized protein LOC114862103 → MAAQLAVALLALASLGAASQPDCKELVKPLVMDSHSPIYGRWILHVGTWDKPGLRSDLVSVSSSWVEVSASTDSGVITIYWADRLNGKCLQGLANATVSEITSHTTYNINGHTSYHDGKYYETCDDCLLSEDTTLLPDGESKGRYLFLFTRTGALEPSNLETFKQQAECLRFLPEFHFGGTDLCPDERKSASPAAEEAEKEQSVTEPATK, encoded by the exons ATGGCTGCGCAGCTGGCGGTGGCTCTGCTGGCTCTCGCCTCCCTCGGCGCCGCGTCGCAACCGGACTGTAAGGAGCTGGTGAAGCCCCTGGTGATGGACAGCCACAGCCCC ATCTACGGGAGGTGGATTCTCCACGTGGGGACGTGGGACAAGCCCGGCCTGAGGAGCGACCTGGTGTCGGTGAGCAGCTCCTGGGTGGAGGTGTCGGCCTCAACGGACAGCGGCGTCATCACCATCTACTGGGCCGACCGCCT GAATGGGAAGTGTCTCCAGGGCCTGGCCAACGCCACGGTCTCAGAAATAACCAGTCACACCACAT ATAACATCAATGGTCACACTTCATATCATGATGGGAAATACTATGAGACCTGCGACGACTGCCTGCTGTCTGAGGACACCACGCTCCTCCCTGACGGCGAGTCCAAGGGGCGATacctcttcctcttca CGCGAACTGGAGCTTTGGAGCCGTCGAACCTGGAGACCTTCAAGCAGCAGGCGGAGTGTCTCCGGTTCCTGCCAGAGTTCCACTTCGGGGGCACAG ATCTGTGTCCAGACGAGAGGAAAAGCGCTTCACCTGCTGCCGAGGAAGCGGAGAAGGAGCAAAGTGTGACTGAGCCGGCGACGAAGTAA
- the f2r gene encoding proteinase-activated receptor 1, protein MAHLAVGLVLLFSLQCSSLSYQNDSLPRPRTFSGHYVMANNDLSALDSSREDEGSGSGSEQEPVRKHGPHHPHKHYLVSEEAKAFLQGRLATAFVPTVYTLVFVISVPLNLVALVLFVRHIRPRKPAVIYMLNLACADLLFGLLLPFKIAYHYHGNDWTYGGALCRVVTAAFYCNMYCSVLLMMCISVDRFLAVVHPMNALTWRSPHAAAAVCAAMWLLALGGACPLLASGQTAYLPDLGITTCHDVQDADRLQAHYLYFFPIYSSVFFFVPLVFTVVCYARIIQALAAANVENRSRKTRAIVMAAIVLVVFVVCFTPANVILMVHYVQLSHKSSDTSYPLYLLSMCVGSISCSLDPLIYYFGSSQCQKRVAALFRCWRVARAESGADTQSTRASGRTDDGRLCKMESVQPGQGSRYSRLAA, encoded by the exons ATGGCTCATCTGGCTGTGGGGTTGGTACTGCTATTTTCCCTGCAGTGCTCATCACTCTCATATCAAAATG ACTCTCTTCCCCGCCCGAGGACATTTTCTGGACACTATGTTATGGCCAACAATGACCTGTCTGCTTTGGACAGTTCGAGGGAGGACGAGGGGTCTGGCTCGGGGTCAGAGCAGGAGCCGGTGAGAAAGCACGGGCCGCACCATCCGCACAAACACTATTTAGTCTCCGAGGAAGCCAAAGCCTTTCTGCAGGGTCGCCTGGCGACAGCCTTCGTCCCGACCGTCTATACCCTCGTCTTCGTCATCAGCGTGCCCCTCAACCTCGTTGCCCTGGTGCTGTTCGTGCGCCACATCCGGCCCAGAAAGCCGGCGGTGATCTACATGCTCAACCTGGCCTGCGCCGACCTGCTCTTCGGCCTGCTCCTCCCCTTTAAAATCGCCTACCATTACCACGGCAACGACTGGACCTACGGCGGCGCCCTGTGCCGAGTGGTGACGGCGGCGTTTTACTGCAACATGTACTGCTCCGTGCTGCTCATGATGTGCATCAGCGTGGACCGCTTCCTGGCCGTGGTCCACCCCATGAACGCGCTGACCTGGCGCAGCCCGCACGCGGCCGCGGCGGTGTGCGCCGCCATGTGGCTGCTGGCCCTCGGAGGAGCGTGCCCCCTGCTCGCGTCCGGACAGACCGCCTATTTGCCGGACCTCGGAATCACCACCTGCCACGACGTGCAGGATGCGGACAGACTGCAGGCGCATTATCTGTACTTCTTCCCCATCTACTCGTCCGTCTTCTTCTTCGTCCCGCTCGTCTTCACGGTTGTGTGTTACGCGCGCATCATCCAGGCCTTGGCTGCCGCCAACGTGGAGAACCGCTCCAGGAAAACCCGGGCCATCGTGATGGCTGCGATTGTGCTGGTCGTGTTCGTGGTTTGCTTCACTCCCGCCAACGTCATCCTGATGGTCCACTACGTGCAGCTCTCCCATAAGTCCAGCGACACCTCCTACCCACTGTACCTGCTCTCCATGTGCGTGGGCAGCATCAGCTGCTCTCTGGATCCGCTGATCTATTACTTTGGATCCTCTCAGTGCCAGAAACGGGTGGCGGCGCTGTTCAGGTGCTGGCGAGTGGCGCGGGCGGAGAGCGGCGCCGACACGCAGAGCACGAGAGCCAGTGGGCGGACAGACGACGGCAGGTTATGCAAGATGGAGAGTGTTCAGCCCGGTCAGGGGAGCCGGTACAGCAGGCTGGCGGCGTGA